The Apium graveolens cultivar Ventura chromosome 6, ASM990537v1, whole genome shotgun sequence genome contains a region encoding:
- the LOC141663620 gene encoding pentatricopeptide repeat-containing protein At1g28690, mitochondrial has product MKNGIIPRFKASFSSLTHFSQPIFQQNYNYPPIEINYLFNQSNTSTLSTALQHYINSDHPCHGQKVHSHILKTGFRPNTNISIKLLIVYIKSSCLLYARKVFDELPHPTLSAYNYMLSGYVKSGKISESFSLVRRLCFSGECPDGFTFSMILKASTSESVLAMPRGIGSPVHARIVKSDAEADVVLCTALVYSYVKSGRLDYARRVFDMMMEQNVVCSTSMISGYMDKGCVGDAEEIFKKTVEKDVVVYNAMIEGYSKSVETAKGAIDVYIDMQRMDFRPNISTFASIIGACSVLSAVEVGEQVQGQLAKTKLFNDIKIGSALLDMYSKCGRVENARRVFDFMPVKNVFSWTSMIDGYGKNGNPAEALELFSSMQRTHCVEPNYVTFLSALSACGHAGLVAKGKEIFNSMRTDYSMKPKMEHYACMVDLLGRAGSLNQALEFVMDMPEKPNSDVWAALLSSSRLHDDVEMAKIAANELFKLGSDSRPGAYIAFSNTLAAAERWDTVSEIREVMKARGICKDTGFSWVGADGNLEGFHAGQKM; this is encoded by the coding sequence ATGAAAAATGGAATCATACCCAGATTCAAAGCCTCCTTCAGCTCATTAACCCACTTTTCTCAACCCATTTTTCAACAAAATTATAATTACCCACCTATAGAAATTAACTATCTTTTTAACCAATCAAACACCTCTACACTTTCCACTGCTCTGCAACATTACATCAATTCAGACCACCCTTGTCATGGCCAAAAGGTCCATTCCCACATTCTTAAAACTGGGTTCAGGCCCAATACCAACATATCAATCAAACTCCTCATTGTTTATATTAAATCTTCTTGTTTATTGTATGCACGCAAGGTGTTTGATGAATTGCCTCACCCAACTCTTTCTGCTTATAATTATATGTTATCGGGGTATGTAAAATCTGGGAAGATTAGTGAGTCGTTTAGTTTGGTTAGGAGGCTTTGTTTTTCTGGGGAATGTCCTGATGGGTTTACGTTTTCGATGATATTGAAGGCTTCTACTAGTGAGAGTGTTTTGGCAATGCCGCGTGGTATAGGGAGTCCAGTTCATGCACGGATTGTGAAATCTGATGCTGAAGCAGATGTTGTACTTTGCACTGCGTTGGTTTATTCGTATGTTAAGAGTGGGAGACTTGATTATGCGAGGAGAGTGTTTGATATGATGATGGAACAAAATGTTGTTTGTTCGACTTCTATGATTTCGGGGTATATGGATAAAGGGTGTGTGGGAGATGCTGAAGAAATATTTAAGAAAACAGTTGAAAAGGATGTGGTGGTTTATAATGCAATGATAGAAGGGTATAGCAAGTCAGTTGAAACTGCTAAGGGGGCGATTGATGTTTATATTGATATGCAACGGATGGATTTCAGGCCGAATATATCAACTTTTGCGAGCATTATTGGGGCGTGCTCTGTATTATCAGCGGTTGAAGTTGGTGAACAAGTACAAGGCCAACTTGCCAAGACTAAGTTATTCAATGACATAAAGATAGGAAGTGCTCTTTTAGATATGTACTCAAAATGTGGAAGAGTTGAGAATGCGAGAAGAGTCTTTGACTTCATGCCTGTAAAGAATGTATTTTCGTGGACTTCCATGATTGATGGATATGGAAAGAATGGAAATCCAGCTGAAGCTCTTGAGCTTTTCAGCAGTATGCAAAGAACTCATTGCGTTGAACCGAATTATGTAACTTTTCTCAGTGCACTTTCTGCATGTGGGCATGCTGGATTAGTTGCAAAAGGGAAGGAAATTTTTAATAGCATGAGGACAGACTATTCAATGAAACCCAAGATGGAACATTATGCATGCATGGTTGATCTATTAGGTCGTGCAGGTAGTCTCAATCAGGCGCTGGAGTTTGTTATGGATATGCCTGAAAAACCTAATTCTGATGTTTGGGCAGCTCTACTTAGCTCTTCTAGACTGCATGATGATGTTGAAATGGCAAAGATTGCTGCCAATGAACTTTTTAAGTTAGGTTCTGATAGTCGGCCAGGAGCATATATTGCTTTCTCAAATACTTTAGCAGCTGCAGAAAGATGGGATACTGTTAGTGAGATTAGAGAAGTAATGAAAGCAAGAGGAATATGTAAAGATACAGGCTTTAGTTGGGTTGGGGCTGATGGTAATTTAGAAGGTTTCCATGCTGGACAGAAGATGTGA